A stretch of the Macaca mulatta isolate MMU2019108-1 chromosome 14, T2T-MMU8v2.0, whole genome shotgun sequence genome encodes the following:
- the FDX1 gene encoding adrenodoxin, mitochondrial, which produces MAAAGGARLLRAASAVLGGPAGRWLHHAGSCAGVSGLLRSRGPGGRAGASRPLSVSARARSSSEDKITVHFINRDGETLTTKGKVGDSLLDVVVENNLDIDGFGACEGTLACSTCHLIFEDHIYEKLDAITDEENDMLDLAYGLTDRSRLGCQICLTKSMDNMTVRVPETVADARQSVDVGKTS; this is translated from the exons ATGGCTGCCGCTGGGGGCGCCCGGCTGCTGCGCGCCGCTTCTGCGGTACTCGGCGGCCCGGCCGGCCGGTGGCTGCACCACGCTGGGTCCTGCGCTGGAGTCAGCGGCCTGCTGAGGAGCCGGGGGCCGGGCGGGAGAGCCGGGGCGAGCCGGCCGCTGAGCGTGTCGGCGCGGGCGCGGAGCAG CTCAGAAGATAAAATAACAGTCCACTTTATAAACCGTGATGGTGAAACATTAACAACCAAAGGAAAAGTTGGTGATTCTCTGCTAGATGTTGTGGTTGAAAATAATCTAGATATTGATGGCTTTG GTGCATGTGAGGGAACCCTGGCTTGTTCAACCTGTCACCTCATCTTTGAAGATCACATATATGAGAAGTTAGATGCAATCACTGATGAGGAGAATGACATGCTTGATCTGGCATATGGACTCACAGACAG GTCACGGTTGGGCTGCCAAATCTGTTTGACAAAATCTATGGACAATATGACTGTTCGAGTGCCTGAAACAGTGGCTGATGCCAGACAGTCCGTTGATGTGGGCAAGACCTCCTGA